A stretch of the Zeugodacus cucurbitae isolate PBARC_wt_2022May chromosome 6, idZeuCucr1.2, whole genome shotgun sequence genome encodes the following:
- the LOC105221299 gene encoding mucin-2 isoform X3 → MCRKVERHSSATRPLAIASATATATATTTIMTLSKRRKSHKSTNSTLPTASMCTRKTTSWPLCAAAAMQHSFDSLRWLGVLALLLLATRNIECRQEEYARPSISQISPKSSSPMVSEAPILLHTSSKLVLESTIVETNNIAESLLTTDGGLDHDDNETRQHIRMERSAQPILNENYPKSGPNDVHFPSDTEKEVGAGHYFQYNIKPTGTLSDDTSEAPERTKSARAGKTLKPSFGGITSTSTPATTSVTESFLAKGDLRQLTSGSPINPTRSTATSTAATATALPHNPRQNSNPDIQDIITGIVKLLNGNVNVHANTQGLRRPSASRINNRGPPRISDVQTLPIDYDTQKKPLGSSIRPPPYTGPFDRPERPFITGVPIPEQIVPLRPGFISQRPPWHRQKPRPPITTAIGGRRPIPQYKPMPNSQLSPPAAEESAIPAKDTPEMTSSQHSGEISVPPDYNDANGDAPKPTDATYDSEFSNEDTNSQYIEVSDQDSNETADQDPMAAEKDELEEDEVAPMQALPPPTKKDEQNNKKKPTKHKGPDKKKHTKENYGAIIESTSVVHDEMQMSSTYAPMPMEIGGDAIIDPSTEEVIFMTPSKTPALEISSKMDDTSSPTEIATQSSIFTTALPNISQSPIMLSPSSTTELLATIPPASTNTTPKPLPTTTTTRLPPPPPLSTTTSINTITSTSVAPPATPSVNTHPTPLPQPPPDYQPRPGIVLDDPEFKPGGRPRPPRPHPPRPADVPQQPPFNIQPTRQHLPPGYGEIFDVTLSAIQGPGSVGGSQQTINIKPYGSYGNSGGQQGDIILSAAGDDGFVSIDGKRTYINLFGDPTDPPVGVPTTPATAIPQLPGSGATVGSGNGSGNGVDSSGNGGSGGGNAVTQNNIPSLGSGYGIPETEVVDLEPTKSNSVKPQSSTTNSGPTRPHYRSRPTQPPVRIDTCIVGDDSTCDQAQHERCKTENGVSSCHCRPGYSRRKHREPCRKVISFYLGMRVDRIYEHRIVWDNKLLDKHSEPYGQLSYESIRAIDSAMSMTPYSDEFMDARVNNIYRGDPNLGGSGVFVNMTIKLDESVETLRPNLRADVQKHLLGVLHRRNNNIGNSVLYVSSPEGSITALHDLDECQSRELNDCHASASCSNSWGSFRCACEAGLRDPWADQPQRAGRDCQSCPDSYCNNRGTCSYNEEGNQVCACDSSHYGGQCEIDGEVLGVAIGASLAAVIIIVLTLVCLIMWSRRWQREQKNAIGSPVFGYMNTAPMKSAGLPGQPGYQVTLEDRMRWAQIADVMAQTNHYGAEPVGPTRPSSAMFAYPNLQSMGMGTMGGMSMQGTMQMHQAGSMAPPVPLPRYECVYPSDNSSNTNKKRLGLSSRSNGMRTLENSSSSEEEDRADLLGRNFQVPRPKSRSNGSIANQSGIYYDVDYEPSGNGIGNTSVDHLYGSQNQSSSHSHTHSHSHSGNNHIPGPQGIPMSTYTSGRAPSSYYMK, encoded by the exons ACAATATAGCTGAGAGTTTACTGACGACTGATGGCGGCCTCGATCATGACGATAATGAAACACGCCAGCACATACGCATGGAACGCTCCGCTCAGCCAATATTGAATGAAAACTATCCCAAATCTGGGCCTAATGATGTGCATTTCCCGAGTGATACGGAGAAGGAAGTAGGCGCTGGCCATTACTTCCAATACAATATTAAACCGACTGGCACACTAAGTGATGACACCTCTGAAGCGCCGGAACGTACGAAGAGCGCACGTGCGGGCAAAACATTGAAGCCCTCGTTCGGTGGCATTACGTCGACGTCTACGCCGGCCACCACTTCAGTAACGGAGTCTTTTTTAGCGAAAGGGGACCTGCGACAGCTTACGTCGGGGTCCCCGATCAATCCGACGCGCAGTACTGCTACCTCGACGGCGGCCACTGCCACGGCCTTGCCGCATAATCCGCGTCAAAACTCGAATCCGGATATACAGGACATTATAACGGGTATTGTTAAGCTCTTAAATGGCAATGTTAACGTTCATGCCAATACACAAGGACTGCGTCGTCCATCTGCCAGTCGCATTAATAATCGTGGACCACCGCGTATATCTGATGTGCAAACATTGCCGATAGATTATGATACGCAGAAGAAACCATTGGGATCATCTATTCGTCCACCGCCATATACGGGACCATTCGATCGGCCGGAACGGCCATTTATTACAGGTGTACCAATTCCTGAGCAAATTGTGCCCTTGCGACCAGGATTTATTAGTCAAAGACCGCCATGGCATCGACAGAAACCAAGACCTCCAATCACTACTGCTATTGGTGGTAGACGTCCAATACCACAATATAAACCAATGCCGAATTCACAGTTATCGCCTCCTGCCGCTGAAGAATCAGCCATCCCTGCCAAAGACACGCCGGAGATGACGTCATCTCAACATTCAGGGGAAATTTCCGTGCCTCCAGACTATAACGATGCAAATGGCGATGCGCCTAAACCGACTGACGCAACCTATGATTCAGAGTTCTCTAATGAAGACACGAATTCTCAATACATTGAGGTATCCGATCAAGACTCTAATGAAACTGCTGATCAAGATCCTATGGCGGCTGAGAAAGACGAATTAGAAGAGGATGAGGTAGCGCCAATGCAGGCGTTACCGCCACCCACAAAGAAGGATGAGCAAAATAATAAGAAGAAACCTACTAAACATAAGGGTCCTGACAAGAAGAAACACACAAAAGAAAATTATGGAGCAATAATCGAAAGCACCTCTGTTGTACACGATGAGATGCAAATGTCTTCTACATACGCACCGATGCCGATGGAGATCGGTGGAGATGCTATTATTGACCCATCGACAGAAGAGGTTATTTTCATGACACCTAGTAAGACGCCCGCCCTGGAAATCAGTTCTAAAATGGATGACACAAGTTCTCCTACTGAAATAGCAACGCAAAGCTCCATCTTTACTACAGCATTACCGAATATATCTCAGAGCCCGATTATGCTGAGCCCATCGAGCACCACTGAACTGTTGGCGACCATTCCACCTGCTTCAACTAATACCACACCCAAACCACTTCCCACAACTACTACTACTAgactaccaccaccaccaccactatcAACTACCACATCTATTAATACCATCACTTCCACCTCTGTCGCACCGCCCGCGACGCCCTCTGTTAACACCCACCCAACGCCATTGCCTCAACCTCCACCTGACTATCAACCACGACCAGGTATAGTTCTTGATGATCCCGAATTCAAACCGGGTGGACGACCACGTCCGCCACGACCACATCCACCCCGTCCAGCTGATGTCCCACAACAACCACCATTTAATATTCAACCCACACGACAGCATTTGCCTCCTGGCTATGGGGAAATATTTGATGTAACTCTATCAGCCATACAAGGTCCTGGGTCGGTAGGCGGTTCGCAACAGACGATAAATATCAAACCATATGGATCATACGGCAACAGTGGGGGTCAACAAGGCGATATAATACTATCTGCCGCAGGTGATGATGGTTTTGTTTCTATTGATGGTAAGCGCACTTACATCAATCTCTTTGGTGATCCTACAGATCCGCCCGTTGGAGTACCCACTACACCCGCGACGGCAATACCCCAACTACCTGGAAGCGGTGCCACGGTAGGCAGCGGTAATGGTAGTGGTAATGGTGTAGATAGCAGTGGAAATGGTGGATCCGGTGGCGGTAATGCAGTTACTCAGAACAACATACCCAGTCTAGGTTCAGGATATGGTATACCAGAAACTGAGGTTGTAGATTTGGAGCCGACCAAGTCCAATAGTGTAAAGCCACAATCGTCTACTACTAATTCTGGACCAACGAGACCTCATTATCGTTCCCGACCAACACAGCCGCCTGTGCGTATCGACACTTGCATTGTGGGCGACGATTCGACTTGCGATCAAGCGCAACACGAACGTTGCAAGACCGAGAACGGTGTTTCCAGCTGCCACTGTCGACCCG GTTACTCCCGACGCAAGCATCGCGAACCATGCAGGAAGGTCATATCTTTCTATCTGGGCATGCGTGTGGACCGTATTTACGAGCATCGTATTGTGTGGGACAACAAGCTTTTGGACAAACACAGCGAACCCTATGGACAACTAAGCTACGAGTCGATTAGAGCA ATTGACTCAGCCATGTCAATGACGCCCTACTCGGATGAGTTCATGGATGCACGAGTTAACAATATTTACCGTGGTGATCCGAATCTGGGTGGTAGCGGTGTGTTCGTCAACATGACCATCAAA CTTGATGAAAGTGTTGAAACTTTGCGCCCAAATCTTCGCGCTGATGTCCAAAAACATTTGTTGGGCGTACTCCACCGACGAAACAATAATATTGGTAACTCTGTACTGTACGTTTCTTCACCGGAGGGCTCTATAACGGCCTTACACGACCTGGACGAATGTCAGTCACGCGAGTTAAATGATTGCCATGCAAGTGCGTCATGTTCCAATTCGTGGGGAAGCTTCCGTTGTGCCTGTGAGGCAGGTCTCCGTGATCCATGGGCCGATCAACCACAGCGCGCTGGTCGCGACTGTCAATCTTGTCCGGACTCATACTGCAATAATCGTGGCACCTGCAGTTACAATGAGGAAGGAAATCAAGTTTGTGCTTGCGACTCCAGCCATTATGGCGGACAATGTGAGATCGACGGTGAAGTTTTGGGCGTAGCTATTGGCGCTTCCTTGGCCGCGGTAATTATTATAGTGTTGACATTGGTTTGCCTGATAATGTGGTCGCGTCGTTGGCAACGAGAGCAGAAGAACGCTATTGGTTCGCCGGTATTTGGTTATATGAATACGGCGCCAATGAAATCAGCTGGTCTGCCGGGACAACCGGGCTACCAAGTAACGTTGGAGGATCGTATGCGTTGGGCACAAATCGCTGATGTAATGGCACAGACGAACCATTACGGG GCGGAACCGGTCGGACCCACACGCCCATCGTCGGCAATGTTCGCTTATCCGAATCTGCAATCTATGGGTATGGGCACCATGGGCGGCATGTCAATGCAGGGCACCATGCAGATGCACCAGGCGGGCAGCATGGCACCGCCAGTTCCACTGCCACGGTATGAGTGCGTATACCCCTCAGACAATTCCTccaatacaaataaaaa AAGATTGGGGTTGAGTTCCCGCTCGAATGGCATGCGCACCTTGGAGAATTCCAGCTCAAGTGAGGAAGAGGATCGTGCTGATCTGCTCGGGCGTAATTTTCAAGTACCACGACCAAAGAGTAGAAGTAATGGAAGCATAGCG AATCAGTCGGGCATCTACTACGACGTCGACTATGAGCCATCGGGCAATGGCATCGGCAATACGAGTGTGGATCATTTGTATGGTTCGCAAAATCAGTCATCCTCCCACtcacacacgcactcacactcacacagtGGCAATAATCACATACCGGGACCACAGGGCATACCAATGAGCACCTACACATCCGGACGGGCCCCGAGTAGTTACTACATGAAATAA
- the LOC105221299 gene encoding mucin-2 isoform X7: MCRKVERHSSATRPLAIASATATATATTTIMTLSKRRKSHKSTNSTLPTASMCTRKTTSWPLCAAAAMQHSFDSLRWLGVLALLLLATRNIECRQEEYARPSISQISPKSSSPMVSEAPILLHTSSKLVLESTIVETNNIAESLLTTDGGLDHDDNETRQHIRMERSAQPILNENYPKSGPNDVHFPSDTEKEVGAGHYFQYNIKPTGTLSDDTSEAPERTKSARAGKTLKPSFGGITSTSTPATTSVTESFLAKGDLRQLTSGSPINPTRSTATSTAATATALPHNPRQNSNPDIQDIITGIVKLLNGNVNVHANTQGLRRPSASRINNRGPPRISDVQTLPIDYDTQKKPLGSSIRPPPYTGPFDRPERPFITGVPIPEQIVPLRPGFISQRPPWHRQKPRPPITTAIGGRRPIPQYKPMPNSQLSPPAAEESAIPAKDTPEMTSSQHSGEISVPPDYNDANGDAPKPTDATYDSEFSNEDTNSQYIEVSDQDSNETADQDPMAAEKDELEEDEVAPMQALPPPTKKDEQNNKKKPTKHKGPDKKKHTKENYGAIIESTSVVHDEMQMSSTYAPMPMEIGGDAIIDPSTEEVIFMTPSKTPALEISSKMDDTSSPTEIATQSSIFTTALPNISQSPIMLSPSSTTELLATIPPASTNTTPKPLPTTTTTRLPPPPPLSTTTSINTITSTSVAPPATPSVNTHPTPLPQPPPDYQPRPGIVLDDPEFKPGGRPRPPRPHPPRPADVPQQPPFNIQPTRQHLPPGYGEIFDVTLSAIQGPGSVGGSQQTINIKPYGSYGNSGGQQGDIILSAAGDDGFVSIDGKRTYINLFGDPTDPPVGVPTTPATAIPQLPGSGATVGSGNGSGNGVDSSGNGGSGGGNAVTQNNIPSLGSGYGIPETEVVDLEPTKSNSVKPQSSTTNSGPTRPHYRSRPTQPPVRIDTCIVGDDSTCDQAQHERCKTENGVSSCHCRPGYSRRKHREPCRKVISFYLGMRVDRIYEHRIVWDNKLLDKHSEPYGQLSYESIRAIDSAMSMTPYSDEFMDARVNNIYRGDPNLGGSGVFVNMTIKLDESVETLRPNLRADVQKHLLGVLHRRNNNIGNSVLYVSSPEGSITALHDLDECQSRELNDCHASASCSNSWGSFRCACEAGLRDPWADQPQRAGRDCQSCPDSYCNNRGTCSYNEEGNQVCACDSSHYGGQCEIDGEVLGVAIGASLAAVIIIVLTLVCLIMWSRRWQREQKNAIGSPVFGYMNTAPMKSAGLPGQPGYQVTLEDRMRWAQIADVMAQTNHYGAEPVGPTRPSSAMFAYPNLQSMGMGTMGGMSMQGTMQMHQAGSMAPPVPLPRLGLSSRSNGMRTLENSSSSEEEDRADLLGRNFQVPRPKSRSNGSIANQSGIYYDVDYEPSGNGIGNTSVDHLYGSQNQSSSHSHTHSHSHSGNNHIPGPQGIPMSTYTSGRAPSSYYMK, from the exons ACAATATAGCTGAGAGTTTACTGACGACTGATGGCGGCCTCGATCATGACGATAATGAAACACGCCAGCACATACGCATGGAACGCTCCGCTCAGCCAATATTGAATGAAAACTATCCCAAATCTGGGCCTAATGATGTGCATTTCCCGAGTGATACGGAGAAGGAAGTAGGCGCTGGCCATTACTTCCAATACAATATTAAACCGACTGGCACACTAAGTGATGACACCTCTGAAGCGCCGGAACGTACGAAGAGCGCACGTGCGGGCAAAACATTGAAGCCCTCGTTCGGTGGCATTACGTCGACGTCTACGCCGGCCACCACTTCAGTAACGGAGTCTTTTTTAGCGAAAGGGGACCTGCGACAGCTTACGTCGGGGTCCCCGATCAATCCGACGCGCAGTACTGCTACCTCGACGGCGGCCACTGCCACGGCCTTGCCGCATAATCCGCGTCAAAACTCGAATCCGGATATACAGGACATTATAACGGGTATTGTTAAGCTCTTAAATGGCAATGTTAACGTTCATGCCAATACACAAGGACTGCGTCGTCCATCTGCCAGTCGCATTAATAATCGTGGACCACCGCGTATATCTGATGTGCAAACATTGCCGATAGATTATGATACGCAGAAGAAACCATTGGGATCATCTATTCGTCCACCGCCATATACGGGACCATTCGATCGGCCGGAACGGCCATTTATTACAGGTGTACCAATTCCTGAGCAAATTGTGCCCTTGCGACCAGGATTTATTAGTCAAAGACCGCCATGGCATCGACAGAAACCAAGACCTCCAATCACTACTGCTATTGGTGGTAGACGTCCAATACCACAATATAAACCAATGCCGAATTCACAGTTATCGCCTCCTGCCGCTGAAGAATCAGCCATCCCTGCCAAAGACACGCCGGAGATGACGTCATCTCAACATTCAGGGGAAATTTCCGTGCCTCCAGACTATAACGATGCAAATGGCGATGCGCCTAAACCGACTGACGCAACCTATGATTCAGAGTTCTCTAATGAAGACACGAATTCTCAATACATTGAGGTATCCGATCAAGACTCTAATGAAACTGCTGATCAAGATCCTATGGCGGCTGAGAAAGACGAATTAGAAGAGGATGAGGTAGCGCCAATGCAGGCGTTACCGCCACCCACAAAGAAGGATGAGCAAAATAATAAGAAGAAACCTACTAAACATAAGGGTCCTGACAAGAAGAAACACACAAAAGAAAATTATGGAGCAATAATCGAAAGCACCTCTGTTGTACACGATGAGATGCAAATGTCTTCTACATACGCACCGATGCCGATGGAGATCGGTGGAGATGCTATTATTGACCCATCGACAGAAGAGGTTATTTTCATGACACCTAGTAAGACGCCCGCCCTGGAAATCAGTTCTAAAATGGATGACACAAGTTCTCCTACTGAAATAGCAACGCAAAGCTCCATCTTTACTACAGCATTACCGAATATATCTCAGAGCCCGATTATGCTGAGCCCATCGAGCACCACTGAACTGTTGGCGACCATTCCACCTGCTTCAACTAATACCACACCCAAACCACTTCCCACAACTACTACTACTAgactaccaccaccaccaccactatcAACTACCACATCTATTAATACCATCACTTCCACCTCTGTCGCACCGCCCGCGACGCCCTCTGTTAACACCCACCCAACGCCATTGCCTCAACCTCCACCTGACTATCAACCACGACCAGGTATAGTTCTTGATGATCCCGAATTCAAACCGGGTGGACGACCACGTCCGCCACGACCACATCCACCCCGTCCAGCTGATGTCCCACAACAACCACCATTTAATATTCAACCCACACGACAGCATTTGCCTCCTGGCTATGGGGAAATATTTGATGTAACTCTATCAGCCATACAAGGTCCTGGGTCGGTAGGCGGTTCGCAACAGACGATAAATATCAAACCATATGGATCATACGGCAACAGTGGGGGTCAACAAGGCGATATAATACTATCTGCCGCAGGTGATGATGGTTTTGTTTCTATTGATGGTAAGCGCACTTACATCAATCTCTTTGGTGATCCTACAGATCCGCCCGTTGGAGTACCCACTACACCCGCGACGGCAATACCCCAACTACCTGGAAGCGGTGCCACGGTAGGCAGCGGTAATGGTAGTGGTAATGGTGTAGATAGCAGTGGAAATGGTGGATCCGGTGGCGGTAATGCAGTTACTCAGAACAACATACCCAGTCTAGGTTCAGGATATGGTATACCAGAAACTGAGGTTGTAGATTTGGAGCCGACCAAGTCCAATAGTGTAAAGCCACAATCGTCTACTACTAATTCTGGACCAACGAGACCTCATTATCGTTCCCGACCAACACAGCCGCCTGTGCGTATCGACACTTGCATTGTGGGCGACGATTCGACTTGCGATCAAGCGCAACACGAACGTTGCAAGACCGAGAACGGTGTTTCCAGCTGCCACTGTCGACCCG GTTACTCCCGACGCAAGCATCGCGAACCATGCAGGAAGGTCATATCTTTCTATCTGGGCATGCGTGTGGACCGTATTTACGAGCATCGTATTGTGTGGGACAACAAGCTTTTGGACAAACACAGCGAACCCTATGGACAACTAAGCTACGAGTCGATTAGAGCA ATTGACTCAGCCATGTCAATGACGCCCTACTCGGATGAGTTCATGGATGCACGAGTTAACAATATTTACCGTGGTGATCCGAATCTGGGTGGTAGCGGTGTGTTCGTCAACATGACCATCAAA CTTGATGAAAGTGTTGAAACTTTGCGCCCAAATCTTCGCGCTGATGTCCAAAAACATTTGTTGGGCGTACTCCACCGACGAAACAATAATATTGGTAACTCTGTACTGTACGTTTCTTCACCGGAGGGCTCTATAACGGCCTTACACGACCTGGACGAATGTCAGTCACGCGAGTTAAATGATTGCCATGCAAGTGCGTCATGTTCCAATTCGTGGGGAAGCTTCCGTTGTGCCTGTGAGGCAGGTCTCCGTGATCCATGGGCCGATCAACCACAGCGCGCTGGTCGCGACTGTCAATCTTGTCCGGACTCATACTGCAATAATCGTGGCACCTGCAGTTACAATGAGGAAGGAAATCAAGTTTGTGCTTGCGACTCCAGCCATTATGGCGGACAATGTGAGATCGACGGTGAAGTTTTGGGCGTAGCTATTGGCGCTTCCTTGGCCGCGGTAATTATTATAGTGTTGACATTGGTTTGCCTGATAATGTGGTCGCGTCGTTGGCAACGAGAGCAGAAGAACGCTATTGGTTCGCCGGTATTTGGTTATATGAATACGGCGCCAATGAAATCAGCTGGTCTGCCGGGACAACCGGGCTACCAAGTAACGTTGGAGGATCGTATGCGTTGGGCACAAATCGCTGATGTAATGGCACAGACGAACCATTACGGG GCGGAACCGGTCGGACCCACACGCCCATCGTCGGCAATGTTCGCTTATCCGAATCTGCAATCTATGGGTATGGGCACCATGGGCGGCATGTCAATGCAGGGCACCATGCAGATGCACCAGGCGGGCAGCATGGCACCGCCAGTTCCACTGCCACG ATTGGGGTTGAGTTCCCGCTCGAATGGCATGCGCACCTTGGAGAATTCCAGCTCAAGTGAGGAAGAGGATCGTGCTGATCTGCTCGGGCGTAATTTTCAAGTACCACGACCAAAGAGTAGAAGTAATGGAAGCATAGCG AATCAGTCGGGCATCTACTACGACGTCGACTATGAGCCATCGGGCAATGGCATCGGCAATACGAGTGTGGATCATTTGTATGGTTCGCAAAATCAGTCATCCTCCCACtcacacacgcactcacactcacacagtGGCAATAATCACATACCGGGACCACAGGGCATACCAATGAGCACCTACACATCCGGACGGGCCCCGAGTAGTTACTACATGAAATAA